aatgtcccaaacTCAAAATTCCTGTATCCgtccctttgtccagatccaagcaaaaatgtaatgatttccttcttggctcatgtcccatccctccacaaggttttgtggaaatttgTGAAGTATCTTTTATGTAATGCtgttcacaaacaaataaacaaaaaattacTATTGTGCGTACGCTCCCCGTTTTAAGAGAAATGTCTTGCCTGCATTAGTACATGTATGTGTCCAGAGATCCGGCCCTGCATGTATTCATCAATACacttcctgacccataccagAGATGTGCGTGTGCAGCAGGGCGCTGACATCATATCCTCTCTGTATGAGCAGCTCCAGACACTCAACCTGTCCCCCGTCAGCTGCTGAGTGGACGGGGCTCTGGCCTGAGAGACGGATCGCTCGCTTTGTGGTGATGGGGATGAGAGTCCTCAGGGCTctgcagcgagagagagagagagggaggagggggcgggtagaaacagtgaaaatgcGAAGGGGAAGAAAACAGGACATAGACAAAAATGTTCATTAGACTGTGGTTTGATGGGAGTGAAAAACAGCGATCAACAGAAGGCTCTTTGTGGAAATGAGTGGAGTGAAAACACTGCCGAGCTGTGAGGTGGAGACGGACATGTTCTCGAAATTCATGTTAATTTGTCTTGGGCAATTTCTTTCTTTCGGGCCTTCACGACTGCGTTGAGCTTTTGGCATGAGAAAATGGCCAGATTTGATTGTGTCAGGGTGACTGACTGTTCTTTCGGTGCGTGCACAGTCACACAGCTTCAGAAAATAAAGGTTAACTCGCAGTATGTGTCCTTCGTATGCGGCTCTGTGGATGGGCAGCTGGCAGGCATAGCTGGCCACATTCGGGTTGGCTCCgtgctgcaggagcagcttgaTGCAGTCCAGGTTTCCAGATCCCGACGCGTCATACAGGACCGTGTCTCCATTGCTGGCCTGGGCGTTCACGTCGCCACCTAGTGGAGGACAGGGACAACACAGCAGGGTCTTGATGTGTACGCTGTGCACACAGTGGGTTTCTTGACAGCGTTTGAGCACGTTTACCGTTCTGTATGAGCAGGTCCAACGCTTCAGTGTTGCCGTATTCAGCCGCAACCCCCAGAGGTGTCACCCCGTGTCCGTCTCGGCCCGTCACTTTGGCTCCGTGTCGAAGCAGCAGCGCCAGGATGGCTGGACAACCCACCTGGAGGAGGCGAGGAAACAAGGAAGGATAGAGGAGCTGAAGACAAGAGAAAGTGTTGTCTTCTGATTTTGACATGTGTAGCCGCCATTTATGCCTCGTAATCACCTTTGCAGCTTCATGGATGGCCGTGCACTTAGTGAGACACATCTGCTCCACATAGGCCCCTCCCATGATGAGGGATAGAGCCATGTCATATGACCTTTCTCTCACGGCTGCAAGATGTACAGAATACAGAGAAAACATACTTATGAAGGATTTTTGATTAAAAACTTTTAGGCTAAAGGTCAAAGCAGTTTTCAATCTTTGCAATTCTtatgtcagcatgctaacaatGCTGGCTTTTGATGTCATTTGGCActagagtctgcacagtaggaTCTGGTGTGGAGCCACAGTTCGAGCTCCCAACAACACATgtgctccaccaatcaggagtcagtcttaactgtcaatcattacgtttcaccacatttttataacatcaaataactatttaaaatgtatccCCAAAAAATGTGCCCTTGAACATacgtcagtgtgataagaactatccACGTCCAattcattaacatggaggaggcggggtttatgacctgtacagcagccagccaccaggtggcgattgagatgctttggcttcactttggggagctgtcatgtcgtccatctttatgatTATCTTAGTTTTGTTGTATGTAGTCATGTTGGTATGCTAATAGTTGATAATATGGTAACAACTAAATACGCTGAGTTTGTGACTGATGTATGAGCGTTggctacgtgtgtgtgtgtgtgtgtgtgggtgtgggtgtgtgtgtgtgtgtgtgtgtgtgtgtccaccaaTGAGCAGAGGAGACTCGTTCCTGCTGTTGGTGCTGTGTGGTGAGGCTCcgtgctgcagcagcatccTGACGTTTTCCACCAGGCCGGCCTCCGCCGCCAGAGTCAGAGCCGTGTCCCCGTCCTGCGTCTGCTCCTCCAGGGTCAGCTCTGTGGAGGTCACCACCACTGTGAACACACCATCATATGTTAAAGATACCCTCCACATCTCCGGGCTCTTCCCTTTACACTTTACACCCCCAGCCTGTTGCACTGAGCTCTCACCCTGCAGCAGCGCATCCAGGATCTCAGGCTGCGGCTGCACAGCTGCTACGTGCAGAGGCAGCCGGGCCCTGCTGTCGCTCACTCTGAAGGCAGACACACAGCCTGACAGCTcctgcagtgcacacacatcACCTGTGGAGAACAAACCAAGACCacatacagaacacacacaaacacacacacacacacacacaaatttgcTATATGTATGCTCAACAGTGATTTCATGCACATACACTCGCAAGAACAtgaatttactttacttttgttAATCTCTAGGTGCTTCTACCTTATGCAACTTAACATAGTGTCACCTGTTATTTTGTTACCCTAACAGCAGATGCAGATATAGTTTTTAGCCCCaacaaggaaagaaagaggaagaattgAAATAGGAAGCTTGCCTTTATAAATGGCCGACATTATCTTCACAAAGTCTTCACTGTTTGGTTCTTTCCTGATGAGCAAGAGAAGAAAAGTGGATCAAATTAAAGATTTtactgcagaaacacaatgaaacagaGTCAAAACAGTGTTGGGGCTGTTTTCAAGCAATTAAGCAAAAAGTGCAACATTAAAAGACTGCAAGAGTTGTAAATGATGAAAAActtacataaaaacatacataaaacatATAGAGGTATGCTTATAcacataaaaagataaaaactctATAATAATAACTCTTAATAACTCAGTGACAGTAATAAAGATTGAAGAAGAAGTACTTTTCATGGGTTTGGACTCctacctgtgtgtttgtactgaaCATGGCAGCTTGAAGGCATCTTGAACGCTCTCTTGAATGGCAAACTCAATCAGCCCCTCATTTATACCTTCTCGCTCCGAGTCGTCCATCTCTATTATGACGGGCAGTAAAATATGTTTCCAGGTTTAAAGTTTCAACTTTATCTATATCTGTCCAGCTGtatctgtaaaacacacagtggaacGAACTTGCGTttctcagaaacacacagttaaaaaacaacacaaaaaacacataattaaaGGCACAATAGATACTTTGGTGCAACAGTAGGTGTAGCTTGTTTGGGACTGTGTAAATTAAGCAGTTTTATGGCCTGCGGGGAAAAGCTGCCACAAActgtgctctttttcttttgacgTCAACACTGAGCTTCCTGAATGATTTCTCATCATTAAAAAGGAGTTTTGCTACATGTGCGGGCAGATTTTACTCGTTAAATTCAACATGTCTGCATTGTGGGTGCCTTGTCCGGTCCTGCAGACGTGCAACTTGTTTATCAGTGACTGACTTCTGGCAGCGTTCACACTTGAAATGCCGTCACATGTGAGTAAATCAGTATGTGCGCTCGCATCTGATTGGATCCCAGAAATGAAGTGATATTTTTGATATTAGTCCGATCGTTTTCCTCTCACCTGTTCACGTGACAGTGTTCTGTTGAACGCTCCAACTTGcagactgtttttgtttttgcagcgTCCTGAGTCCTCTGGGTTATATTTAGTCGTGACCTGCTGTGGAGTGTGGACGACCTGACTCAGCTCAGAGTGTGTCTGTCACACGCTCAGCTCCAGAAAACCAagcaccccccccctccctggtAGCTCCACTTTgtttcatcacacacaaacaaaacacacgttACATGTTTGCAGAACGTTACATGTCCAAGATCTTCTCATGTTACGTTCCCGTACGAGTAACCATTGTGTAACTCATCTGCCCCTTTGTGCATCCTCTGTGACTGCCATTGATTTGATAATGGAAATCAATTATGGATAATAGCTTTTGCTTGGATTCACTTCATCAATGTAAGTCACGAGGAGATTATGCAACAGGAATTcttcacatctgcacacacacactgaacagaaAGGTCTTCTCTGAGCTGCAACAAtaggaaataatgaaatataaatagCAACAATGAAGTTTGAGCACAAATCCTCCACCAGAGATTGTGTTATTTTCCACTTTCCGAATACCAGCTTGCAGAATAACCTCGGcatattgtgaaatatttcccTCGAGAGAATGAGTGCCCACTTTCTCCTGACGAACAAATTGATACGTGGGAGTTatggaaaaggggaaaaaaatgctcTCAGACAGCGTCAGCCTGTGACACAGTGACTCAGCCTGTAGGCGGCCTCTCTCCGCCGCGTCAGAAGACTGCACCGATGTGTCTGGAGTGAAAGCACACTGCCAGCCCATCCGCAAGTTTCACTACACGCTGggacactaaacacacacacacacactctctctcacacacactcacacacagagagggagagatgagctCTGCCTTTGAAAGAGAAACACTGACTTTCATCCACTGGATTTGAGCAACCGCACTTTTTTTGCTCCATATGAGGAAGAAAGTAAGTAACAgaatttattgtttgtgtttatacagttggtttacttttttaatttttctaatTTACAAATGTCTTCTCGT
The sequence above is a segment of the Hippoglossus stenolepis isolate QCI-W04-F060 chromosome 22, HSTE1.2, whole genome shotgun sequence genome. Coding sequences within it:
- the asb15b gene encoding ankyrin repeat and SOCS box protein 15b, with the protein product MDDSEREGINEGLIEFAIQESVQDAFKLPCSVQTHRKEPNSEDFVKIMSAIYKGDVCALQELSGCVSAFRVSDSRARLPLHVAAVQPQPEILDALLQVVVTSTELTLEEQTQDGDTALTLAAEAGLVENVRMLLQHGASPHSTNSRNESPLLIAVRERSYDMALSLIMGGAYVEQMCLTKCTAIHEAAKVGCPAILALLLRHGAKVTGRDGHGVTPLGVAAEYGNTEALDLLIQNGGDVNAQASNGDTVLYDASGSGNLDCIKLLLQHGANPNVASYACQLPIHRAAYEGHILALRTLIPITTKRAIRLSGQSPVHSAADGGQVECLELLIQRGYDVSALLHTHISENYGDLRKTPLYFAVSNDDMTCAEMLLAAGARTDLDPLQCILVAIRAERYELVQLLLSYGAEVNCYFRVISNTVFPTALQYCLRNQVMLRLLLNSGYRADKCFQCCHADGEEMDSTWIDLHNQVYQIYSQPTVVPFCEFVSVSWLTHLAGSVVRMLLDYVDYVRICPDLRCILERRPEWDEISDILSKPRSLQHLCRLVIRRHMSLRALNDPKAMAAAPFPPRLKSFLTYREYDLYADLSST